A window from Mytilus galloprovincialis chromosome 8, xbMytGall1.hap1.1, whole genome shotgun sequence encodes these proteins:
- the LOC143043578 gene encoding uncharacterized protein LOC143043578, whose product MFRHILPYKEYMLEILVHLDVIIAPSSSFEDITSSVQDVPSFLVPCMINKSNDTNFLGRFWKSNNSIILAYTFIEQVIPPALAYRFINSFVSGWKIKMYKEGNKTTQMLFSDLTVIELDSCHDVAVQVKENRVIVSLIHAKTKDDIIPTLASSLQECLTVAIERISEFYSTLSEDASSQGRNHVVPFNIEFGVFCRSDLCFLNHKEMQSSIWICNKHKQHHPVKYLSVWFSEKIHQGPFNICVSSCPGLGKLEKEQSPLPQHIRRIASQISPEKCHDVALELGLSESEWNDLEYQFQHQPPNDLKFMALWSCMLKRRHVTFDHLKDVLKNSELSGHLLCQVFRDVIPDIPENSKESLHKIPSFNLLHELCNHIGTRIMQIAIELDIDIPTLQRIQQEHDKKPLEQTKEVFRRWRQRSSPKPTLLGLLKALDRIGIFGTTSSVVLQFAQE is encoded by the exons ATGTTTCGTCATATTTTGCCATACAAGGAATATATGCTTGAGATACTAGTGCATCTAGATGTAATAATTGCTCCTAGTTCAAGTTTTGAAGATATAACCAGTTCAGTACAAGATGTTCCTAGTTTCCTTGTCCCCTGTATGATAAACAAAAGCAACGACACAAATTTCCTTGGACGGTTTTGGAAATCAAACAATTCGATCATACTTGCTTATACCTTCATTGAACAGGTTATACCACCTGCATTGGCATATCGGTTTATCAATTCGTTCGTATCAGGAtggaaaattaaaatgtataaagaaGGCAATAAAACAACACAGATGTTGTTCAGTGATCTAACAGTTATCGAACTTGATAGCTGTCATGACGTAGCAGTTCAAGTAAAAGAAAACAGAGTGATTGTTTCACTTATCCATGCCAAAACAAAAGATGATATAATTCCTACACTAGCCTCTTCTCTACAAGAATGTCTGACAGTAGCAATTGAAAGAATATCAGAATTTTACTCAACGTTATCAGAAGATGCAAGTTCACAAGGACGCAATCATGTCGTGCCGTTCAACATTGAATTTGGTGTATTTTGCAGATCAGACCTATGTTTCCTGAACCACAAGGAAATGCAATCATCGATATGGATCTGTAATAAACATAAACAACACCATCCAGTGAAATATCTCTCTGTTTGGTTTTCAGAAAAG ATACACCAGGGACCATTTAATATTTGCGTGAGCTCGTGTCCAG GACTTGGAAAATTAGAAAAGGAGCAAAGTCCCTTGCCACAACATATCAGAAGAATAGCATCACAAATCTCTCCAGAGAAATGTCATGATGTAGCACTTGAACTGGGGCTCTCAGAGTCAGAATGGAATGATTTAGAGTACCAGTTTCAGCACCAACCTCCAAATGATCTGAAATTCATGGCTTTGTGGTCTTGTATGCTTAAAAGACGACATGTTACCTTCGATCACCTAAAAGATGTTCTGAAAAACTCAGAACTCAGTGGACATTTACTTTGTCAG GTTTTTAGAGACGTTATTCCAGACATTCCTG aaaATTCAAAAGAAAGCTTACACAAAATCCCGTCTTTTAATCTACTTCATGAATTGTGCAACCATATCGGAACTAGAATCATGCAGATTGCTATCGAACTAGATATAGACATCCCCACTTTACAACGGATTCAGCAGGAACATGACAAAAAACCTCTGGAACAAACAAAAGAGGTGTTTAGAAGGTGGAGGCAAAGATCAAGCCCAAAGCCAACACTTTTAGGATTACTTAAAGCCCTTGACAGAATTGGAATATTTGGCACAACATCTAGTGTTGTTCTTCAATTCGCACAAGAATGA